The proteins below are encoded in one region of Streptomyces sp. NBC_00490:
- a CDS encoding maleylacetate reductase, which translates to MRVVLRPGASVTAVPGEVERLGLRRVLVVSGPRGAETARAVADALGDACAGLHAEARMHVPVETADRAVEEARAAGADGCVAVGGGSAIGLGKAIALRTGLALIAVPSTYSGSEMTPVWGLTEHGAKRTGRDPSVLPRSVVYDPELTLSLPVNLSVTSGVNALAHAAEALYAPDASPPVSLMAEEGVRVMAGALPALAAAPRDLAGRGRALYGAWLCGAALGATTMGLHHKLCHVLGGTFGLPHAETHTVVLPYALAYNAPAAPEAMAALGRALDTADVPGAVRDLAGGTGVPRSLAELGLTEADVAVAARLAAEQAYPNPRKVTAEGVLAVLRAAYAGGRPRTDF; encoded by the coding sequence ATGCGGGTCGTCCTGCGGCCCGGCGCCTCCGTGACAGCCGTCCCCGGCGAGGTCGAACGGCTCGGACTGCGGCGGGTGTTGGTGGTCAGCGGGCCGCGGGGCGCGGAGACGGCCCGGGCCGTCGCGGACGCGCTCGGCGATGCCTGTGCGGGGCTGCATGCCGAGGCCCGGATGCATGTGCCGGTCGAGACCGCCGACCGGGCCGTGGAGGAGGCGCGGGCCGCCGGAGCCGACGGCTGTGTGGCCGTGGGCGGCGGTTCCGCGATCGGGCTGGGCAAGGCGATCGCGCTCCGCACCGGACTGGCGCTGATCGCCGTGCCCTCCACGTACTCCGGCTCCGAGATGACCCCCGTCTGGGGCCTGACCGAGCACGGGGCCAAGCGCACCGGCCGCGATCCCTCGGTCCTGCCCCGCAGTGTCGTCTACGACCCCGAGCTCACCCTGTCCCTCCCGGTGAACCTCTCCGTGACCAGCGGCGTCAACGCCCTCGCGCACGCGGCCGAGGCCCTGTACGCGCCGGACGCCTCGCCGCCGGTGTCCCTGATGGCCGAGGAGGGCGTACGGGTCATGGCCGGTGCCCTGCCCGCGCTGGCCGCCGCTCCCCGGGACCTGGCCGGCCGCGGCCGGGCCCTGTACGGGGCCTGGCTCTGCGGTGCCGCGCTCGGCGCGACCACCATGGGACTGCACCACAAGCTCTGCCATGTCCTCGGCGGCACCTTCGGCCTCCCGCACGCCGAGACCCACACCGTGGTCCTGCCCTACGCCCTCGCGTACAACGCGCCCGCCGCACCCGAGGCCATGGCCGCGCTCGGCCGGGCCCTGGACACGGCCGACGTGCCGGGTGCGGTGCGGGACCTCGCCGGCGGGACCGGCGTACCGCGCTCGTTGGCCGAACTCGGACTGACCGAGGCCGATGTGGCGGTCGCGGCACGGTTGGCGGCCGAGCAGGCGTACCCCAACCCGCGGAAGGTCACCGCGGAGGGCGTGCTGGCCGTGCTGAGAGCGGCGTACGCCGGCGGCCGGCCGCGCACGGATTTCTGA
- a CDS encoding intradiol ring-cleavage dioxygenase, producing the protein MGAELTDAVVDSFDGTTDPRLRALLAALTRHLHAFVRETEPTMAEWERAVDFLTATGQTCTDTRQEFILLSDVLGVSMLVETVNSDEGGTESTVLGPFHMTESPVRALGADIDLVGGGEPCVVSGRVLSADGTPLPGALLDVWQADGNGFYDVQQPGVQPAGNGRGLFTADDEGRFWFRTCVPSPYPIPTDGPVGKLLRATGRHPYRPAHIHFIATAEGHEPLTTHIFVAGSDYLDSDAVFAVKQSLVQDFARTDDPALAREFAVPNPFRHARFDLVLKSVDS; encoded by the coding sequence ATGGGCGCCGAACTCACCGACGCCGTGGTCGACAGCTTCGACGGCACCACGGACCCCCGGCTGCGCGCACTGCTCGCCGCCCTCACCCGCCATCTGCACGCCTTCGTCCGTGAGACCGAGCCGACCATGGCGGAGTGGGAGCGGGCCGTCGACTTCCTGACGGCGACCGGGCAGACCTGCACGGACACCCGGCAGGAGTTCATCCTGCTGTCGGACGTGCTCGGCGTCTCGATGCTGGTGGAGACGGTCAACAGCGACGAGGGCGGTACCGAGAGCACGGTCCTGGGCCCCTTCCACATGACCGAGTCACCGGTCCGTGCCCTCGGCGCGGACATCGACCTGGTCGGCGGCGGTGAGCCGTGCGTGGTCAGCGGGCGGGTGCTGTCGGCGGACGGCACCCCGCTGCCGGGTGCGCTCCTCGACGTCTGGCAGGCCGACGGCAACGGCTTCTACGACGTCCAGCAGCCCGGCGTCCAGCCCGCCGGCAACGGGCGTGGGCTGTTCACGGCCGACGACGAGGGGCGCTTCTGGTTCCGCACCTGTGTGCCGAGCCCTTATCCGATCCCCACCGACGGCCCCGTCGGGAAGCTGCTGCGGGCCACGGGCCGGCATCCCTACCGCCCGGCCCACATCCACTTCATCGCCACGGCCGAGGGGCACGAGCCGCTCACCACGCACATCTTCGTGGCGGGCAGCGACTACCTCGACTCGGACGCGGTGTTCGCGGTCAAGCAGAGCCTCGTCCAGGACTTCGCCCGGACCGACGACCCCGCCCTGGCAAGGGAGTTCGCCGTCCCGAACCCGTTCCGGCACGCCCGCTTCGACCTCGTGCTCAAGTCGGTGGACTCGTGA
- a CDS encoding YceI family protein produces MPLGLLRRRLKNASGGAAGLALPVPAGAGAVCREVLDPVNQPLGGADVTVTELRSHQVAVRGTTDPYGLFLAALPPGGYSLMIAAEGLEPHRESIDVVADAGLSSQRVWLQPARQAELPVPGTWLFDPPHTAIRFIAKHVGMAHVHGRFERFEGGIQVTQDIGDSRVHVRIDASSITTGNNTRDAHLRSADFLDVEHFPYIDFRSTRFAYRGGSRWSLLGTLTMHGVSRSVSLDTNYLGMVNGGYGEELRCAALAKAELHREDYTLNWRSMLARGIAVVGPTVQLELDVQAMYRTHDTPTPPE; encoded by the coding sequence ATGCCCCTCGGACTGCTCCGGCGGCGACTGAAGAATGCCTCCGGAGGTGCCGCGGGCCTCGCACTGCCGGTCCCGGCCGGCGCGGGCGCCGTCTGCCGCGAGGTCCTCGACCCGGTGAACCAGCCGCTCGGCGGCGCCGATGTCACGGTGACCGAGCTCCGCAGCCACCAGGTCGCCGTACGCGGCACCACGGACCCGTACGGACTGTTCCTGGCCGCGCTGCCACCGGGCGGCTACAGCCTGATGATCGCGGCCGAGGGCCTGGAACCGCACCGCGAGAGCATCGACGTCGTCGCCGACGCGGGCCTGTCGTCCCAGCGCGTCTGGCTCCAGCCCGCCCGGCAGGCCGAACTCCCGGTCCCCGGCACCTGGCTCTTCGACCCGCCGCACACCGCGATCCGGTTCATCGCCAAGCACGTCGGCATGGCCCATGTGCACGGCCGGTTCGAACGGTTCGAGGGAGGTATCCAGGTCACCCAGGACATCGGTGACTCCCGTGTCCATGTGCGCATCGACGCCTCCAGCATCACCACCGGCAACAACACCCGGGACGCGCACCTGCGGTCCGCCGACTTCCTCGACGTCGAGCACTTCCCGTACATCGACTTCAGGAGCACCCGCTTCGCCTACCGGGGCGGCAGCAGGTGGTCGCTACTGGGCACGCTGACCATGCACGGCGTGAGCCGGTCGGTGTCGCTGGACACGAACTACCTCGGCATGGTCAACGGCGGTTACGGCGAAGAGCTCCGGTGCGCCGCCCTCGCCAAGGCCGAACTGCACCGGGAGGACTACACCCTCAACTGGCGTTCCATGCTGGCTCGTGGGATCGCCGTGGTCGGGCCGACCGTCCAACTGGAGCTGGACGTCCAGGCGATGTACCGCACACACGACACACCGACGCCGCCCGAGTAG